One window of Rasiella rasia genomic DNA carries:
- a CDS encoding porin family protein — protein MKNQVVLMVIALFAFTFTNAQDVKFGAKAGLNLASVTGDDADGFDGKASIHFGGVVNIGVSDIFAIQPEVLYSRQGFEDGAADVKAFLDYLNIPIMADVTVADGFSLQGGPQIGINLNAIVKDNQTDNEVDIDTIESLDIAGAIGAQYKLPVGVFFQARYTVGVTDIIEDFSGKNSVVSLSVGYFFN, from the coding sequence ATGAAAAACCAAGTAGTATTAATGGTGATTGCATTATTTGCATTCACATTTACCAATGCACAAGACGTGAAGTTTGGTGCCAAGGCGGGACTTAATTTGGCGTCTGTAACAGGAGATGATGCCGATGGATTTGATGGAAAAGCCAGCATTCATTTTGGAGGTGTTGTAAATATTGGAGTGTCTGATATTTTTGCAATACAACCGGAAGTACTCTATTCTAGACAAGGTTTTGAAGATGGAGCTGCCGATGTAAAAGCATTTTTAGATTATTTGAATATTCCTATTATGGCAGACGTTACTGTTGCCGATGGGTTTAGCTTACAAGGTGGGCCGCAAATAGGTATAAATCTAAATGCTATTGTAAAGGACAATCAAACCGATAATGAAGTAGATATTGATACTATTGAAAGCCTGGATATTGCAGGTGCTATAGGAGCTCAGTACAAACTTCCAGTAGGTGTTTTTTTTCAAGCTCGTTATACCGTGGGTGTAACAGATATTATTGAAGATTTTTCGGGAAAAAATTCTGTTGTAAGCCTCTCAGTTGGTTATTTCTTCAATTAG
- a CDS encoding M23 family metallopeptidase — protein MKYIIFLFAILISSITLAQKELPKDYFSDPLDIPIILSGSFGELRSNHFHSGLDIKTQQKEGFPVFAPADGYVKRIKVAHYGYGKALYLQHPNGYTTVYAHLQRYAGNIQKYVKEKQYAKESYEFEDFPKNTYLPVKKGEIIGYTGNSGSSGGPHLHFEIRDPGSRPMNPMLFGVEIPDTKIPLVNSVFAYPTGEGAHVDNNGNRKKLRLIKQKDGSYKAEKISACGKIGFGVSTYDQQNGASNKNGVYKIKTSFNGTEKFEVLFEKFSFAETRYLNRFIDYNYFKTNKSRVQKLFRESNNPLSIITQEDNNGYITVEDGFTSDYTIDITDYKGNNIRIVVPIEGKYEASPEPAKVDETEHFVYANQGTSITKGKFSIYIPSESLYENTYLAIEASGDTIQFHEDVVPIHKNITLSVDASNYKEEDLSNLFIGRLNYKGDPYYNTTSRKGTKLTTRTRTFGTYALVSDNTPPKVSPVNFTDGKWISKNKTLKIRIDDDLSGIANYRATVNGTYILTEYNYKTDVLTYDFDDGIVKDTENNLKLIVVDNVGNSTTFEATFFRK, from the coding sequence ATGAAGTATATTATCTTTCTTTTTGCCATACTAATTAGCTCTATAACCCTCGCTCAAAAAGAACTCCCCAAAGACTATTTTAGCGATCCGCTAGATATTCCAATTATTCTTTCTGGAAGTTTTGGCGAGTTACGCAGCAACCATTTTCATAGTGGCTTAGATATTAAAACTCAGCAAAAAGAAGGTTTTCCGGTGTTTGCTCCAGCAGATGGATATGTGAAACGAATTAAAGTGGCACATTATGGCTACGGAAAAGCGTTATACCTACAGCACCCAAACGGCTACACAACGGTATATGCACACTTACAAAGGTATGCAGGCAATATTCAGAAATATGTAAAAGAAAAGCAGTACGCTAAAGAAAGTTATGAGTTTGAGGACTTCCCAAAAAACACGTATCTGCCTGTTAAGAAAGGCGAAATTATTGGATATACCGGAAATAGTGGTAGCAGCGGCGGTCCTCACCTTCATTTTGAAATTAGAGATCCAGGCTCTCGCCCAATGAATCCGATGCTTTTTGGAGTAGAAATTCCCGACACTAAGATTCCGTTAGTAAATTCAGTCTTTGCATACCCTACTGGAGAAGGAGCCCACGTAGATAATAATGGGAATAGAAAAAAATTACGCCTCATTAAACAAAAAGATGGTAGCTATAAAGCAGAGAAAATTTCAGCATGTGGTAAAATAGGTTTTGGAGTATCTACTTACGACCAACAAAATGGTGCTTCAAATAAAAATGGAGTGTACAAAATTAAGACTAGCTTCAATGGCACTGAAAAATTTGAGGTACTGTTTGAAAAATTCAGTTTTGCAGAAACGCGTTATTTAAATCGTTTTATAGACTATAATTACTTTAAAACTAACAAAAGTCGGGTGCAGAAGCTTTTCCGCGAAAGCAATAATCCGTTAAGCATTATAACACAAGAAGACAACAACGGCTATATTACGGTAGAAGACGGTTTTACTTCAGATTACACCATAGACATTACAGATTACAAGGGTAACAACATTAGAATAGTAGTACCTATTGAAGGGAAATATGAAGCAAGCCCAGAGCCAGCAAAGGTAGACGAGACAGAACATTTTGTATATGCAAATCAGGGAACTTCTATCACCAAAGGGAAGTTTAGTATCTATATTCCTTCGGAAAGTTTATATGAAAACACCTATTTAGCAATTGAAGCTTCGGGCGATACTATTCAATTTCATGAAGATGTAGTGCCTATTCATAAAAATATCACCCTAAGTGTAGATGCTTCTAACTACAAAGAAGAAGACCTGTCTAATTTATTTATTGGCAGACTTAATTACAAAGGAGATCCGTATTACAACACCACATCTCGTAAAGGCACTAAACTTACAACACGCACACGAACGTTTGGCACCTACGCGCTAGTTTCAGACAATACGCCTCCCAAAGTAAGCCCTGTTAATTTTACCGACGGAAAATGGATAAGCAAAAACAAAACGCTTAAAATTAGAATAGACGACGACTTAAGCGGTATTGCGAATTATCGTGCAACTGTAAACGGAACTTATATTTTAACGGAATATAATTACAAAACCGACGTTTTAACTTATGATTTTGATGATGGCATCGTTAAAGATACCGAAAACAATCTCAAACTAATTGTCGTGGATAATGTGGGAAATAGTACTACATTTGAAGCAACTTTTTTCAGAAAATAA
- a CDS encoding aldo/keto reductase: MKTLQFDNKDTVHAIGLGTWKATGNKVKQAVKDALYAGYRHIDTAAVYGNEVEIGEALAEVFAEGSIFREDVFVTSKLWNDAHKEGQVIPALQDSLSKLKLDYLDLYLVHWPVAFKNGVNFPQKPSDYYSLEEVPLIETWKQMETAKDSGMTRHIGVSNFSKKKLQELVSNAKTKPEMNQVELHPLLQQRDLVDYCAQENIFVTAYSPLGSGDRSEAMKGEDEPNLFEIETIQNIARKHNASIGQVLINWHTQRGTAVIPKSTSEEHIRENFKAARIELDDSDLKEIESLDRGQRFITGTFFEEPSKGYVDIYDEA; encoded by the coding sequence ATGAAAACATTACAATTTGACAATAAAGACACAGTACATGCTATTGGTCTAGGAACCTGGAAAGCTACAGGAAACAAAGTGAAACAAGCCGTAAAAGATGCACTCTACGCAGGATACCGCCATATAGACACAGCGGCTGTTTATGGCAATGAAGTAGAAATTGGAGAAGCACTAGCCGAAGTCTTCGCTGAAGGCAGCATCTTTAGAGAAGATGTATTTGTTACTTCAAAACTTTGGAACGACGCTCACAAAGAAGGGCAAGTAATTCCGGCATTACAAGATTCGTTGAGTAAGCTAAAATTAGACTACCTAGATTTATACTTAGTGCATTGGCCTGTCGCTTTTAAAAATGGAGTCAATTTTCCGCAGAAACCATCAGACTACTATTCATTAGAAGAGGTGCCTCTCATAGAAACTTGGAAACAAATGGAAACAGCCAAAGATTCAGGCATGACCAGACATATTGGGGTTTCAAATTTCAGCAAAAAGAAATTACAAGAATTGGTATCTAACGCCAAAACGAAACCTGAAATGAACCAAGTAGAGCTCCACCCGTTACTACAACAACGAGATTTGGTAGACTACTGTGCTCAAGAAAACATCTTCGTTACCGCCTACTCTCCCCTAGGTTCTGGAGATCGTTCTGAAGCCATGAAAGGCGAAGATGAACCTAATTTGTTTGAAATAGAAACCATTCAGAATATTGCTAGAAAGCACAACGCATCTATCGGGCAGGTGCTTATTAATTGGCATACACAACGCGGTACAGCGGTAATTCCGAAATCGACTAGCGAAGAACATATTAGAGAGAATTTTAAGGCAGCACGCATTGAATTAGACGACTCTGACTTAAAAGAAATTGAAAGTTTAGATCGTGGGCAGCGATTTATAACGGGTACGTTTTTTGAAGAACCTAGTAAAGGATATGTAGATATTTACGATGAAGCATAG
- a CDS encoding porin family protein — protein sequence MKKICLVFIFACMATAVSAQGIDFGIKAGVNFASISDAQGLDLSSRTGIVVGAFVGGKFNDRLGIQADLLYSQQGAEFDAGEFDLDYVNVPIVAKVYIAKGFHVQAGPQFGVVVNDETQTVIGEVINDIAINDFDVSGIVGLGYDVPLGLRLEGRYNFGFSDVPDAPGASGKNSVVTLSVGYSFL from the coding sequence ATGAAAAAAATATGTTTAGTTTTTATTTTCGCTTGTATGGCAACAGCTGTTTCGGCGCAAGGAATTGATTTTGGTATAAAGGCGGGTGTTAACTTCGCAAGTATTAGTGATGCGCAAGGGTTAGACTTAAGCAGCAGAACCGGTATTGTAGTGGGTGCTTTTGTAGGTGGAAAGTTTAATGACCGCTTAGGAATTCAGGCAGATTTATTGTACTCGCAGCAAGGAGCCGAATTTGACGCAGGTGAATTTGATTTAGATTATGTAAATGTACCAATCGTAGCTAAAGTATATATTGCGAAAGGTTTTCACGTACAAGCAGGACCTCAATTTGGTGTTGTAGTAAATGACGAGACACAAACAGTAATTGGTGAAGTAATTAACGATATTGCTATTAACGACTTTGATGTATCTGGAATTGTGGGATTAGGCTACGATGTGCCACTAGGCCTGCGTTTAGAAGGGCGTTATAATTTTGGTTTTTCTGATGTTCCAGACGCACCAGGAGCGAGTGGTAAAAACAGTGTAGTAACACTTTCTGTAGGTTATAGTTTCCTATAA
- the xerD gene encoding site-specific tyrosine recombinase XerD, producing the protein MKWQQALNDYNNYLRIERGLSENTIQNYTLDIRKLYIWLEDNASEDSPINITEERILQFIYDLGKTMNPKSQSRIISGLRGFFNFLIFEGYRTTNPLELVESPKTGRKLPDTLSIQEIDSIIQAIDLATPQGERNRAILETLYACGLRVSELITLKISDLFFEEGFIKITGKGNKQRFVPIGDNTIKYIEIYRSEIRVHQQPKPEAKDTLFLNRRGNGLTRAMIFTIIKQLTEKAGINKAISPHTFRHSFATHLLENGADLRAIQQMLGHESITTTEIYTHVETSHLTRVMQKFHPRSN; encoded by the coding sequence ATGAAATGGCAACAAGCCCTAAACGATTATAACAACTACCTCCGTATAGAACGCGGACTTTCAGAAAACACCATACAGAATTACACCTTAGACATTCGTAAACTATATATTTGGTTAGAAGATAATGCTAGTGAAGACTCTCCTATTAATATCACTGAAGAGCGTATACTTCAGTTTATTTACGACCTAGGAAAAACAATGAATCCGAAATCTCAAAGTAGGATTATCTCCGGGCTTAGAGGATTTTTCAATTTTCTAATTTTTGAAGGATATCGTACTACCAACCCCCTAGAGCTTGTAGAAAGTCCAAAAACAGGTAGAAAACTACCAGATACGCTCTCTATCCAAGAAATTGACAGCATTATACAAGCCATTGACCTAGCAACTCCCCAAGGCGAGCGCAATCGTGCTATTTTAGAAACACTTTACGCCTGCGGACTGCGTGTATCTGAATTAATAACACTGAAAATATCTGACTTGTTTTTTGAGGAAGGCTTTATTAAAATCACAGGAAAAGGCAACAAACAACGTTTTGTACCTATTGGAGATAATACCATTAAATATATTGAAATCTATAGATCTGAAATTAGAGTACACCAACAACCAAAACCAGAGGCAAAAGACACCTTATTCTTAAACAGAAGGGGCAACGGACTTACCCGGGCTATGATTTTTACCATCATAAAACAACTCACCGAAAAAGCAGGAATCAATAAAGCTATTAGTCCGCATACCTTTAGGCACTCATTTGCCACGCATTTACTTGAAAATGGTGCCGACTTAAGGGCGATTCAACAAATGCTGGGTCATGAGAGTATTACTACTACTGAAATATACACCCACGTAGAAACTTCTCACCTTACTCGAGTGATGCAGAAATTTCACCCTAGAAGTAATTAG
- a CDS encoding M14 family zinc carboxypeptidase, producing MKIIEAYPSFFESRLGGRYITQEIISPLLSEYKNDYKISVIGSSEMGRNIEMIVVGNGPKKILAWSQMHGNESTTTKAIFDVLKFLRQKNVFQEAISTFLNEHSLYIIPILNPDGAVLYTRENANEIDLNRDAQQQSQAESRVLAKVFKDISPHLCLNLHDQRTIYGFETGKVATVSFLAPAANEERSITPARQAAMNCIENMARALSCVIPGQIGRYDDSFNANCVGDSFQMANVPTILFEAGHYPNDYQREETRKYIGLAMLTLFGFVTISEEKTTTYQALPENKKNYYDVLIKNVKSNRGEKKVSIALQYREVLQENSILFVPYIESIGDLDAFYGHKEIDANGMQVLINSQKKYEVGNKVSTIISKKENLVLFLNEN from the coding sequence ATGAAAATTATTGAAGCATATCCCTCTTTTTTTGAAAGTCGTTTGGGTGGTAGATATATCACACAAGAGATAATTTCACCGCTTCTTTCTGAGTACAAAAACGATTATAAAATTTCAGTAATTGGCAGCTCCGAAATGGGTCGAAATATCGAGATGATTGTTGTTGGAAATGGGCCAAAAAAAATACTAGCGTGGTCTCAAATGCACGGAAATGAATCCACAACTACAAAAGCAATTTTTGATGTGTTGAAGTTTTTGAGGCAAAAAAATGTCTTTCAAGAAGCGATTAGTACTTTTTTAAACGAACATAGTTTATACATCATTCCTATACTTAATCCAGATGGTGCAGTCTTGTACACACGTGAAAATGCTAATGAAATTGATTTAAATCGAGACGCTCAGCAGCAATCACAGGCAGAAAGTAGGGTTTTAGCCAAGGTGTTTAAGGATATTTCGCCTCATCTCTGCCTTAATTTACACGACCAACGTACAATTTATGGTTTTGAGACTGGCAAGGTGGCTACCGTTTCGTTTTTAGCTCCAGCGGCTAACGAAGAACGTAGTATTACACCTGCGCGCCAAGCAGCAATGAATTGCATCGAAAACATGGCTAGAGCACTCTCATGTGTTATTCCAGGGCAGATAGGGCGTTACGACGATTCTTTTAATGCAAACTGTGTTGGAGATTCTTTTCAGATGGCCAACGTACCAACTATTTTGTTTGAAGCAGGACATTATCCAAACGATTACCAACGCGAAGAAACGCGTAAGTATATTGGGCTCGCCATGCTAACATTGTTTGGGTTTGTGACCATTTCCGAAGAAAAAACAACAACGTACCAAGCTTTGCCCGAGAATAAAAAGAACTATTACGACGTGCTTATTAAAAATGTAAAAAGCAATAGAGGTGAGAAAAAGGTATCTATTGCGCTGCAATATCGAGAGGTCTTACAAGAGAATTCAATTTTATTTGTCCCATATATTGAGAGCATTGGAGATTTAGATGCTTTTTACGGACACAAGGAAATAGATGCGAATGGAATGCAAGTTTTAATTAATTCGCAAAAAAAGTACGAAGTTGGCAACAAAGTATCAACTATTATCAGTAAAAAAGAGAATTTGGTGTTATTTCTTAACGAGAATTAG
- a CDS encoding TonB-dependent receptor produces MKTTLLTLVCCLFCLSGALIAQNATVKGIIFDDQQKPLPGVNVTYGDDGTQTDFNGVYVLQIPSDTDIQLKFSYVGFKDVTLNLNLSKYEDYEFNYAMKTDIEVIGTVIIDEKRRKKVQGLEPISPEIARRMIGGNPGVENILQSLPGVNINNELSTQYAVRGGNYDENLVYVNEIEVYRPFLIRSGQQEGLSFVNTDLTSSVDFSAGGFQAKYGDKLSSVLDIKYRKPASFDASLDLSLLGGSMAVGGASKDGRFTGIVGLRYRDNSLFVDAKQTETNFRPKFADAQTYLTYKFSNKFELGFLGNIAINQYDYEPLTRQTNFGTLAEPIALLVFYDGQEEDRYNTYFGALKGTYAVSDTYTAKFIASAYQTTEQEYFDILAQYRLGEVNTNIGDDNLGEVEFSEGIGSQLTHARNDLDALIINLQHKGIVSVDDESTVEYGIKYTREDIRDRVQEYEIIDSAGFSIRPPIIDFANNQPYTPFDAPIVPFTDIRAQNDVQINRFSGFAQWSKSTTWGSNEVWLNGGVRAQNWTVSGDGIESVSQTVVSPRAQISLKPDWDMDMLFRLSGGFYHQPPFYRELRDSTGTVRPGVKAQQSIHIVLGNDYSFNLWDRPFTLNSELYYKNLTNVNPYTLENVRIRYRANNNAVAYSYGLDMRLAGEFVPGTESWVSVGYLKTEENIDDRGYIFRPTDQRLKFAVLFQDYVKIIPDLKMYLNLVYQTGLPGGSPSYADPYDFQTRLSDYKRADLGVSYVIVRKDKQRDSGFLKPFKELSIGAEIFNIFDVQNSITNTFVRDVYTKTQYSIPNFLSPRVYNVRLTAKF; encoded by the coding sequence TTGAAAACTACACTACTTACCCTCGTTTGTTGCTTATTCTGTCTATCTGGAGCACTCATTGCCCAGAACGCAACCGTAAAAGGAATTATATTCGATGATCAACAAAAACCCTTACCAGGTGTAAATGTTACCTATGGTGACGATGGTACACAAACAGATTTTAATGGGGTGTATGTCTTGCAAATTCCTTCAGATACAGATATACAGCTGAAATTTTCTTACGTAGGATTTAAAGACGTAACATTAAACTTGAATCTTTCTAAATATGAAGATTACGAGTTTAACTACGCAATGAAAACCGACATTGAAGTTATTGGAACCGTAATCATTGATGAAAAAAGACGTAAAAAAGTACAAGGTTTAGAGCCAATTAGCCCAGAAATTGCAAGAAGAATGATTGGTGGTAATCCAGGAGTTGAAAACATTCTGCAATCCTTACCAGGGGTAAATATTAACAACGAACTAAGTACACAGTACGCTGTACGAGGTGGAAATTATGACGAAAACCTTGTTTACGTAAACGAAATTGAAGTATACCGACCTTTTTTAATTAGAAGTGGACAACAAGAAGGGCTAAGCTTTGTAAACACAGACCTTACAAGTTCTGTCGATTTCTCGGCAGGTGGATTTCAGGCTAAATATGGAGATAAACTTTCGTCTGTACTAGATATTAAATACAGAAAGCCAGCCTCTTTTGACGCCTCTCTTGACTTGAGCTTACTTGGAGGATCTATGGCTGTTGGTGGCGCTTCTAAAGATGGACGTTTTACAGGTATTGTAGGGTTGCGTTACCGAGACAACAGTCTTTTTGTAGATGCCAAACAAACCGAGACTAACTTTAGACCTAAGTTTGCAGATGCACAGACCTATCTTACCTATAAGTTTAGCAACAAATTTGAATTAGGCTTTTTAGGAAATATCGCTATTAATCAATACGATTATGAACCCCTTACACGTCAGACAAACTTCGGAACCCTTGCAGAGCCAATTGCACTTCTTGTATTTTACGACGGTCAAGAAGAAGACCGATACAATACATATTTTGGAGCACTAAAGGGCACCTACGCTGTTTCAGACACCTATACAGCTAAGTTTATTGCTTCAGCTTACCAAACTACCGAACAAGAATATTTCGACATTCTAGCGCAATATCGCTTGGGTGAAGTAAATACAAATATTGGAGACGATAATTTAGGAGAAGTTGAATTTAGCGAAGGAATTGGTTCGCAACTTACGCATGCTAGAAACGATTTAGACGCCCTCATTATTAACTTGCAACACAAAGGAATTGTGTCTGTAGATGACGAATCTACGGTAGAATATGGCATTAAATACACCCGTGAAGACATTCGCGATCGTGTGCAGGAATACGAAATCATTGATTCTGCCGGATTCTCTATAAGACCCCCTATCATTGACTTTGCCAACAACCAACCGTATACGCCTTTTGATGCACCTATTGTCCCGTTTACAGATATTCGCGCACAAAATGATGTTCAAATTAACCGTTTCTCTGGATTTGCTCAGTGGAGCAAGTCTACAACATGGGGTTCTAACGAGGTTTGGCTTAACGGAGGGGTGCGTGCTCAAAACTGGACCGTAAGCGGAGACGGCATCGAAAGTGTATCTCAAACGGTTGTAAGTCCGAGAGCACAAATATCACTTAAACCAGATTGGGATATGGACATGCTTTTCAGACTTTCTGGAGGGTTTTACCACCAACCTCCCTTCTACCGTGAGCTTCGTGACTCTACAGGAACTGTAAGACCAGGAGTAAAAGCACAACAATCCATTCACATTGTATTAGGAAACGACTATAGTTTTAATTTATGGGATCGCCCGTTTACACTCAACAGTGAATTGTACTATAAAAACTTAACAAACGTAAATCCATACACCCTAGAGAACGTTCGTATTCGCTACAGGGCTAATAACAATGCGGTAGCCTACTCATATGGGTTAGATATGCGATTGGCAGGTGAATTTGTGCCAGGAACAGAGAGCTGGGTAAGTGTTGGATATTTAAAGACCGAAGAAAACATAGATGACCGAGGCTATATTTTTAGACCAACCGATCAGCGATTAAAATTTGCTGTCCTGTTTCAGGATTATGTAAAGATTATTCCAGATTTAAAGATGTATCTAAACTTAGTATATCAAACCGGACTACCTGGCGGATCTCCTAGTTATGCAGACCCATACGACTTCCAGACGCGTCTTTCTGATTACAAAAGAGCCGATTTGGGTGTGTCTTATGTTATTGTTCGTAAAGACAAACAAAGAGACAGCGGATTTTTAAAACCTTTTAAGGAATTGAGTATTGGGGCAGAGATTTTCAACATCTTTGATGTACAAAACTCTATTACAAATACGTTTGTACGTGATGTATACACAAAAACACAATACAGCATCCCAAACTTCTTATCCCCTCGTGTGTATAACGTAAGGCTTACTGCGAAGTTCTAG
- the rny gene encoding ribonuclease Y: protein MDSTIIGIIAAIVGIIIGFVIAKILERNNSSQLIKNAKKSASNILKEAKQEGEALKKDKMLQAKEKFIELKSEHEKVIFGRDKKMAEAEKRTRDKESQISSELAKHKKLNADVESKRKDYDDRIQFLDKKKAEVEKMHRSQIEQLEVISSLSADDAKAQLMESLKEEAKTSAMAYIQNSVEEAKMTAQQEAKKIIISTIQRIGTEEAIENCVSVFNLESDDVKGRIIGREGRNIRAIEAATGVEIIVDDTPEAIILSCFDSVRREVARLSLHKLVTDGRIHPARIEEIVRKTSKQIEEEIIDVGKRTVIDLGIHGLHPELIKAVGRMRYRSSYGQNLLHHSREVAKLCGVMASELGLNPKLAKRAGLLHDIGKVPETETEVPHAILGMQWAEKYGEKAEVCNAIGAHHDEIEMTSLLSPIVQVCDAISGARPGARRQVLDSYIQRLKDLEDIAFGFNGVNKAYAIQAGRELRVMVESEKVSDDKAAQLSFEISQKIQTDMTYPGQVKVTVIRETRAVNIAK from the coding sequence ATGGATAGTACCATTATAGGAATTATAGCCGCTATTGTCGGCATCATTATAGGATTTGTTATTGCAAAAATATTAGAGCGAAACAACTCTTCACAACTCATTAAAAATGCTAAAAAAAGCGCTTCTAATATTTTAAAAGAAGCAAAGCAAGAAGGCGAAGCACTTAAAAAAGATAAGATGCTTCAGGCTAAAGAAAAATTTATTGAACTTAAGTCTGAGCACGAGAAAGTAATTTTTGGACGTGATAAGAAAATGGCCGAGGCCGAAAAACGCACACGCGATAAGGAATCGCAGATTTCTAGTGAGCTTGCAAAGCATAAAAAATTAAATGCAGATGTAGAAAGCAAGCGAAAAGATTACGATGATAGAATTCAGTTTTTAGACAAAAAGAAAGCCGAAGTCGAAAAAATGCACCGTAGTCAGATAGAGCAATTAGAAGTAATCTCAAGCCTGTCTGCAGATGATGCCAAAGCACAACTTATGGAGAGCCTAAAAGAAGAGGCGAAGACTAGTGCTATGGCTTATATCCAAAATTCTGTAGAAGAAGCTAAAATGACAGCGCAGCAGGAGGCCAAGAAAATAATCATTAGCACCATTCAACGCATTGGTACCGAAGAGGCAATAGAAAATTGTGTCTCTGTATTTAATCTTGAAAGCGACGATGTAAAAGGACGTATTATTGGTAGAGAAGGTCGAAATATTCGTGCCATTGAAGCCGCAACGGGTGTTGAAATAATTGTAGACGACACACCAGAAGCTATTATACTTTCTTGTTTTGATAGTGTTAGACGTGAAGTTGCACGATTATCATTGCACAAATTAGTAACCGACGGAAGAATACACCCAGCACGTATTGAAGAAATAGTACGTAAAACTTCAAAGCAAATAGAAGAGGAAATCATAGACGTAGGAAAACGTACAGTAATTGATTTGGGTATTCACGGGCTACACCCTGAGTTAATAAAGGCTGTAGGGCGTATGCGCTATCGCTCTTCGTACGGACAGAACCTATTGCATCACTCTCGCGAAGTGGCAAAACTATGTGGTGTAATGGCTTCAGAGCTTGGATTAAACCCAAAACTTGCAAAGAGAGCTGGTTTATTACACGATATAGGAAAAGTTCCAGAAACCGAAACAGAAGTACCTCACGCTATTTTAGGAATGCAATGGGCAGAGAAGTACGGTGAGAAAGCAGAAGTGTGTAACGCCATTGGTGCACACCACGATGAAATAGAAATGACGAGCTTACTTTCACCTATTGTTCAGGTGTGCGATGCCATTAGCGGCGCTAGACCTGGAGCGAGAAGACAAGTGCTAGACTCTTATATTCAACGTTTAAAAGACTTAGAAGATATTGCATTCGGATTTAACGGGGTTAATAAGGCATACGCTATTCAAGCCGGACGAGAATTACGTGTAATGGTAGAGAGTGAAAAGGTAAGCGACGATAAGGCTGCACAACTTTCGTTTGAGATTTCTCAGAAAATCCAAACAGATATGACCTATCCTGGTCAAGTAAAGGTTACCGTAATTCGTGAAACTAGAGCTGTGAATATCGCAAAGTAA
- a CDS encoding cell division protein ZapA, translating into MSNPLKIKLSIADRVYPLTIAPNQEEGLRKAAKKIEEMIKRFEKSYAVRDKQDVLAMCALQFAAQVEQKEIDKDTDTQQVEAQLTALNQLLQEHLS; encoded by the coding sequence ATGTCCAACCCGTTAAAAATTAAGTTATCAATCGCAGACCGGGTATACCCGCTTACTATAGCGCCAAACCAGGAAGAAGGCCTTAGAAAAGCCGCTAAGAAGATTGAAGAAATGATTAAACGGTTTGAAAAAAGCTATGCTGTACGCGACAAACAGGATGTTTTGGCCATGTGTGCCCTTCAGTTTGCAGCGCAAGTAGAGCAAAAGGAAATTGACAAAGATACGGATACGCAACAAGTGGAAGCGCAGTTAACTGCACTCAACCAATTATTGCAGGAGCACCTATCTTAA
- a CDS encoding Lrp/AsnC family transcriptional regulator, with translation MAKFKLDDTDHSILDMLIENTRTPFTDIAKKLKISAGTVHVRVKKMEEAGIITGSSLTIDYKKLGYSFIAYVGIFLHKTSQTQFVLERINEIPYVTVAHVTTGKFNIFCKIRAQDTTQAKEIIYMIDDIEGVTRTETMISLEESINDKKRLMHSIFKDI, from the coding sequence ATGGCAAAGTTTAAACTAGACGATACAGATCATAGCATACTAGACATGCTTATAGAAAACACGCGTACCCCCTTTACAGACATCGCTAAAAAGCTGAAGATTTCTGCAGGAACAGTACACGTACGTGTAAAAAAAATGGAGGAAGCTGGTATTATAACGGGTTCTTCACTAACTATAGATTACAAGAAATTAGGTTACTCATTTATTGCCTATGTGGGTATATTTCTACATAAAACCTCGCAAACGCAATTTGTGTTGGAGCGAATTAATGAAATACCGTACGTAACGGTAGCGCATGTTACAACAGGGAAATTTAATATTTTCTGTAAAATTCGCGCGCAAGATACTACGCAAGCAAAAGAAATTATCTACATGATAGATGATATTGAAGGGGTAACAAGAACAGAAACCATGATATCTTTAGAAGAAAGCATAAACGATAAGAAGCGTTTAATGCACTCGATATTCAAAGACATATAG